CGCGCGCCCTCGGCGCCTACGGCTGCGGGGCCTGTCACGAGATCCCCGGCGTCGCCGGGGCGTACGGGGCTGCCGGGCCGCCGCTCACCGCGTTCGGGCGGCGGACCTCGGTCGCCGGGGTGCTGCCGAACACCGCCGACGACCTCGTGCGCTGGATCGAACGGCCGCAGCGCGTGTTGCCCGGCAACGCGATGCCGGACCTCGGCGTAACCGACCGCGAGGCGCGGGATATGGCGGCGTATCTCTATACTCTGCACTAGGGCAAGGGGGGGGGGGCGGGTTGGGAGAAGACGGGGGAACGACGCTGTTGGTCGGGCGCTGTTGATGCGACGCTGCTGACGCGGCGCTGTTGGTGAAACGCTGTTGGAACGGCGGGTTGACGGACCCGAGCCGTAGCGCCCGGATCTTGGTGCCCCTGCCCTTCCGCCATTTCAACAGCGCCGTTCCAACAGCGTTTTACCAACAGCGCCTGACCAACAGCGCCCGACCAACAGCGCCGTCCTCCACGCCCCACCAACCGCGCCTCGCCACCTTATCCCGTAGCGCCCTCCACCCCGCTCACCCCGACGTGTCCACCCCCCTCCCGGCCGCCCCGCCGCTCGCGGTACCCCGCGAGCCCGCCCCGACGCCCGAACGCCGGCGCTTCCTCGCCCGCGTCACCGCCGCGCTGGCCGGCCTCGCCGCGGCGGCGGTCGCCGTGCCCGCGGTGGGTTTTCTGCTCGCCCCCCTCGTCGGCCGGCCGACGCGCGCGTGGCGCGTGGTCGGCCGGGTCGACGACTTCGCGGTCGGCGAGACCGTGCGCGTCGCCTTCGACGACCCGGCGCCGCTCGCGTGGAGCGGCGCGGTCGGGCGGAGCGCGGCGTGGCTGCGGCGTACCGGCGCGGCGGAGTTCTCCGCGTTCGCCGTCGAGTGCACGCACCTCGGCTGCCCGGTGCGCTGGGTCGCGGGCGCGAAGCTCTTCATGTGCCCGTGCCACGGCGGCGTGTACTACGAGGACGGCGCCGTGGCCGCGGGCCCGCCGCCGCGGGCGCTGACGCGCTATCCGGTGCGCGTCGAGGGCGGGCGCGTGCTCGTCGGCGCGGGGCCGCTCCCGCTCACCCGCGCCTAACGCATCGCGTGACGCGCCGGGTGAGCGTCTGGGCGCGGGCGGCCGCGTGGGTCGAGGAGCGGAGCGGGCTGCCGTCCGCGGTCGGACGGCTGCTGCGCCACCCCGTGCCGCCGCGCACCGGGTGGCGCTACGTGTTCGGGAGCGCCACGCTCGTCGCGTTCGCGCTGCAGGTCGTCACGGGCACCGTGCTCGCCACGGTGTACGCCCCCTCCGCCGCGCAGGCCTACCCGAGCCTGCAGTGGATCACGCACGCCGCGGCGTTCGGGCGGGTGCTGCGCGGGCTGCACTACTTCGGCGCGTCGGCGATGGTGGTCCTCGTCGCGGCCCACATGGCGCGCGTCTTCCTCACCGCCTCCTACAAGTACCCGCGCGAGATCGCCTGGCTGACCGGCGTGGGGCTGCTCTTCGCGACGCTCGCGATGGCCTTCACCGGGCAGCTCCTCCGCTGGGACCAGGACGCGATCTGGTCGGCGGTCGTCGCGGCGGAGCAGGCGGCGCGCGTCCCGCTCGTCGGACCGTGGCTCGTGCACCTCATTCTCGGCGGCTCCACGCTCGGCGCGCCGACACTCACGCGCGCGTTCGCGACGCACGTCTTCGCGCTCCCGGCCGCGATCTTCGCGCTCGTCGGCGTGCACCTCTGGCTCGTGCTCCGCAACGGCATCTCCGAGCCGCCCGAGATCAGCGCGCCCGCGGAGCCGGGCTACAGCGCGTGGTACCGCGCCCTCCTCGCGCGCGAGGGGCGCCCGTTCTGGCCCGACGTCGCCTGGCGCGACGCGGCGTTCGGCGCGCTCGTCGTCGCCGCGGTGCTCGGCCTCGCGCTCGCCGTCGGCCCGGTCCCGTTAGGCCGCCCACCCGACCCGACGCTCGTCGACGCGTCGCCGCGGCCGGACTGGTACTTCCTCTGGTACTTCGCGGCGCTCGCCGAGCTGCCGCGGCGGCTCGAGACGCCGGTGATGGTCCTCGGGCCGCTCGCCGCGGCCGCGGCGCTCCTCGCCCTGCCGTTCGTCGGGGGGAGGGGGAGCCGGCACCTGCGCGCGCGGCGGTGGGCCCCGGTCGCGGTCGGCCTCGCCGTCGCCGGCCTGGCGTGGCTCACCGTGCTCGGCGACCGCGAGCCGTGGTCGCCCCGCTTCGCCGTGCGCCCGGTCGCGGCGCCCGCGGGCGCCACGCCGGTCGTCGCGCAGGGCGCGCGACTCTTCCACGACCGCGGGTGCGAGTACTGCCACGCCGTCGGCGGGCAGGGCGGAATTCGCGGCCCCGACCTCACGCACGTCGCCGAGCGGCTGAATCACGCCCAGATCGTCGCGCGCATTCTCGGAGGGGCGGGAAACATGCCCGCCTACCCTGATCTCGCCCCGGGCGAGCTCGAGGCGATCGTCGCGTACCTCACCACGCGCGAGACGGAGCGTGCGGGACGGGGAGGGCGACGGGTGGTGCGGGGCGGGCAGAGCGACGGGTAGGGCGTGGGTGGGCGGGCGCGCCAGATGGGCGCTTGCGGGCAGGTCGTTGGGGCGGTACCGGACCGGGCGGGGCAGAGCGACCGGGGCAAACGCACGGGGCGGGTACCGCGGCTGACTGGACGACAGAAGTAGGGCCGGTCCCCGGCCATGCCCGACCCGGCCGCCGTTCCCGCTCCGTGCTGCCGCCTCGCGTCCTCCGCCCCGCCCGACCCGTCGCCCTCCCCGTCCCGCCCTACGCCCTCCCGCTTCTTACCTCCCCGTCTTGCACCTCCAAAATCCCCTGCTCGACATAAATCGGCCGTACGTACTCCGCCAGCCCCTTCCGCTCCGTCGCGAACCATATCCCCGCGAGCAGGCATCCGACTGCCCCCGCGCAGATCGTCCACGGCGTCCCGATGCGCGCCGCGAGCGTCCCGGCGAGCAGCGAGCCGATCGGCGCGGTGCCGAGGAAGGCCACGGTGTAGAGCGCCATCACCCGCCCGCGGAGCGCCTCGGGGAGGATCGTCTGCAGGATCGTGTTGCACGCCGCCGTCGTCATCATGAACGTGCCGCCGACGACGGTGAGCAGCGCGAGCGCGAGCCAGGCCGTGCGCGCGAAGGAGAACGCGACGAGCGCGAGGCCCACCGCGACGCCGCCCGCGGCGATCACGCGCCCGAGCCCGACGACGGTCGTCCGCCCCGCGAGGTAGACCGCCCCGCCTAACGCGCCGACGCCGCCGGCGGTCATCAGCCAGCCCAGCAGGTGCGGGCCGCCGTGCAACACCCTGGACGCGACCTCGGGCATGAGCGTCGTGTAGGGCATGCCGAACACGCCGAGCAGCCCGACGAGGACGAGCAGGCTGCGCACCGGCGGGAAGCCGGCCGCGTAGCGCACGCCCTCGCGCAGCTCGGCGAGCACCGCGCCGAGGCCGCGGGTGGGCGGCGCGCCGGCGCGCGCGGGGAGGTGCATCAGGAAGAGCGACGCGATCACCGCGACGTAGCTCACGGCGTCGAGCGCGAAGCACCAGCCCGCGCCCGCGGCCGCGAGCAGCGCGCCGCCGACCGCGGGGCCGACCACGCGCGTGCCGTTGAACATCGACGAGTTGAGCGCGATCGCGTTGGGCAGGTCGGCGCGGTCGTCGACCATCTCCACCACGAACGCCTGCCGCGCGGGGGTGTCGAGCGCGTTCACGAGCCCCTGCACGAGCTGCAGCCAGAGGATGTGCGCGACCGTGACCGTGTGCGTGAAGGCGAGCGCGGCGAGCGCCGCCGACTGCAGCAGCGACAGCGCCTGCGTCACGAGGAGGACGCGGTGCCGGTCCCACCGGTCGACGAGCACGCCCGCCACGGGCGCGACGACGAGCGTCGGCAGCAGCCCGACGAAGCCGACGACGCCGAGCCACCACGCGGAGCCGGTGAGCTGGTAGACGAGCCAGCTCGTCGCGATGCGCGTGACCCAGGTGCCGACGAGCGAGATGCTCTGCCCGGTGAAGAACAGGCGGTAGTTGCGCGAGCGAAGCGAGCGGAGCGCGCGGAGCGCGCGCAGGCGCGACGGCGGCCCGGCGTTCGGGGGAGCCGGTCGTGGGGTGATCTCCGCAGCCGGTTGCGGGGTTGTTTCCGGGGGCGGTGGAATGGAAGGCGCAGCGGACACACGCCCACCGCCAGCACGGATGGTGCCGTGCGCGGCCTTTCTCCTCACTCCGCCTCCGCGCCGTCCGGCCCGACACCGCGAACAGCGCCTCCAACGACGGCGCTCCCGGCAACGCTGCCCCGCCGCTCGAGTTCTTCCAGGCCGCGCACAAGAAGTTCGCCGCCCTTGTGGCGACGGCGGCACCGCGCACGCCCCATGACTGACGACTCAGCGTCCCACGCGCGTGTACACCCAGAGACCCCCGTTTCGCGCGTTAAGGCGCAGGGTGTCGGCGGTCGCGCCCACGCGGTAATCGAGAGTCGTCGTGGGGCTGGACTCACTCCCAGGGAACGTGGTGTGTACCGTCCTGCTACCCGCGCTTAGCGTCGACCGGCCGACGTAGGTTTCCGTGTCGACCACCGCGGCGCTCCCCTCCAGGCCGCCGGCGGACCGGTCGGTCACCGTACTATCCGCCGCGAAGGTGAGCGAGTCGGAGATGAGCGTGCCCGGCGCCCCGAAGACTACCGGGAGCGCGTGGCCGTCCACGGTGACGAGCGCGTACGAGCCGATGACGGCGCCCGGAGTGAGCGGCGGGAGCGGACTGACGGGGTCGCGGCTCCCACCACAACCTACCGCGACCGCCCCGCATAGCACGCCAGCCCATCCGACGGCGCGCGATTGCCGCCGTTGCAGTCGCGTCGACGAGAGGCGCGTTCTCAAAGGGTTTCTCGCGTGGCTGACGCCCTTCGTGCGCTCGGCGCTCGGGGCCGTGGTCGCTCCCGCGGCGCTCACGGGAGTGGTCTGCGGGTAGATGTAGGGGTTGATCGAGGTCACGTTCTGCCCCGCCGTGTACGGGCACCAACGGTGGGCACAAGCACCCCCGTCGATGCACTGCTACCACTCCCACCGGTAGTAAGTATGAGACCGGCACCGCGGGGGTAACGGTCACCCTCTGCGGCCTCGACGGGGTGCGCGTAGCACGGCCCGAGGACGTGGCCGGCGCGTGGCAGCGCGCGTTCGCCGCGGACCGGCCGTTCGTGATCCACGCACGCGGTGGTCGACCCGGACGTGCCCACGCTGCCGCCCAAGTTCGATCCGGAGCAGGAAGACAAGCTCGCCGGGGCGCTCCTCGGAGGCGACGGCGCGCCGCTGGACGACCGTACGGCCGGCGTGCTGGAGCAGCTCCAACGGCAGGAAGTCCGTCAGGCCGCGGGGTGAGGCGGGACGGCGGGCGGCGGGGGCGTCGGATGCGGCGCGGCGACGTCCCCGTGCGCCGCCGCGAACTGGTGCCGCTGTTCGGCGCGCACGGCCCACTCGACCGCCCGCGCCCGGCGGAGCTCCTCGTCCACGGGCGAGTCGTCGGTGTGCGCCCGCGCGGCGAGCAGCGTGTCGAGCTCCTCGACGACGGCCTCGGGGAGAGCCACGGCGTCGGCGGGCGCGGGCGGGGTGGGCGCGGGCGGGGTGGGCGCGGGCGGGGTGGGCGCGGGCGGCGGGGCGTCGTAGCGCGGCGGGTCGTACCAGGGTTCCAGCATGTCCGCCCTCGCTGCGCAACGTGGGCCGCGCCGCCCCGCCGCGCGTCTCCGACGTGTCGCGGTTGCGTCACGTCGCGCCGGATCCCGCCGTAACGGCCGCGCAGACCACCGCCGGCCCCGTTCGTGATACGGACGAGTGCGGCGCCCGAGCGTCGACCCATCATCATTCCACGCCCCACGCCGGAGACCGACCCGCATGCCTTCCATCACCGCCCGCACGCGCCGCGGCGCCACAGTTCGCACTGTGGCGGCGGGAACCGCGGCGGCCGGAGGCGCGGCGCTCGGGTGGCGCGTCGTGCGCGCGTTCGGCGGCACGCCGTCCGGGGCGCGGCTCGAGCGCGTGCGCCGCTCGCCGCACTACGCCGACGGCCGGTTTCACAACGCGCTGCCGTCGGTGATGAAGACGACGCCGCGCCTCGTCGCCGAGTGGTTCTTCGGCACGACCCCGCGCCGGCCGACGGCGCCGGTGCCGGTCGACTCGCTCACCCCCGACGCGCTCGCGGTCGCGTCGGACGACCTGCGGCTCACGTGGCTCGGCCACGCGACCGTCCTCATCGAACTGGAGGGGCGCCGCTTCCTCACCGACCCCGTCCTGCTCGACGACCACGCCGGCCCGGGGCCGCTCGGGATGCGCCGCTTCTTTCCGGCCCCGGTCGCGCCCGCCGCGCTCCCGCCGCTCGACGCGGTGCTCGTCACACACGACCACTACGACCACCTCGGCGAATCCACCGTGCGCGCGCTCGCCGCGTTAGGCAGAACGCCGCGCTGGGTCGCCCCGCTCGGCGTCGGCGCGCGGCTCGAGAGCTGGGGCGTGCCGCCCGACGCGATCACGGAGCTGGACTGGTGGGAGGAGACCGCGGTGGCGGGCGTGCGGCTCGTCTGTACGCCGGCGCGGCACTTCTCCGGGCGCGCACTCGGGGACCGCGACCGCACGCTCTGGGGCGGGTTCGCCGTCGCCGGCGCGCGGCGGCGCCTGTACGTCGCCGGCGACTCCGGCCTAACGCCAGAGTTCGTCGAGGTCGGCGCGCGGCTCGGCCCGTTCGACGCGACGCTGATCGAGATCGGCGCGTACGGGCAGGGGTGGCCCGACATCCACCTCGGCCCCGAGCAGGCGGTCGCGGCGCACCAGGCGGCGCGCGGCGGGCTGATGCTGCCCGTGCACTGGGCCACGTTCAACCTCGCCCTCCACGGGTGGACCGAGCCGGCCGAGCGGGTGATCGTCGCGGCCGAACGCGCCGGCGTGCCGCTCGCGCTGCCGCGCCCCGGGCAGGCGGTGGACGTGGCCGCGCCGCCACCCGTGGCGCGCTGGTGGCCGGCGCTGCCCTGGCAGACGGCGGAAGAGGCGCCGATCGTCTCGTCGGGGATGCCCGCGGGCGGCTGACGCGGGCGCTTGCCAGCCGCCACCGGCCGCTGTTCGATACGGCACGATGCCGCCTGCCTCCCCCGCCCCGCCCCTCCCGCCCGAGCTCGACCGTCGGCTCCGCGAGATGCCCAAGGTCGAGCTGCACGTACACCTCGAGGGCGCGATGGACGCCGACGCGGTGTGGGCGATGGCCGAGCGCAACGGCACGCCGCTGCCGGCCGCCTCGATCGACGAGTGGCGGTCGTTCTACGCGTTCCGCGACTTCGACCACTTCATCACGGTCTACACGGCCGCCGCGCGCGCGATGCGCACGCCCGAGGACTGGGCGTTCATGGCAGAGCGGTTCTGCGCGGGGCAGGCGGCACAGCACGTCGTCTACACGGAGGCGTTCCTCAGCGCGTCGCTGATGCTGCAGACGCTGCCGCCCGCGGTGCTCGTCGACGCGCTCGCGGCGGGCGTGGCGGCGGGCGAGGCGCGCCACGGGGTGCGCGTCCGCTTCATCCCCGACATCGCGCGGCACGTGCCCGACACGCAGCGCGCGGTCCTCGATTTCGTCTCACTGGGCCACGAACGCGGCCTGTTCCTCGGCCTCGGGCTCGGCGGGCCGGAGGTGGGGTTCCCGCCGGAGCTGTTCCGCGAGACGTACGCGGAGGCGCGGCGGCGCGGGCTGCGGGTGGTCGCGCACGCGGGCGAGACCGTGGGGGCGGCGGGCGTGCGCGGCGCGCTCGAGGCGTTAGGCGCCGAACGCATCGGGCACGGCGTGCGGGTGCTCGAGGACCCGGCCCTCGTGGAGCTGGCGCGGGCGCGCGGCGTGCCGTTCGAGGTCTGCCCGACGAGCAACTACCGGCTGAAGGTGGTGCCCGAGGGCGCGCCGCACCCGATCCGCGCGATGGTCGACGCGGGGCTCCTGTGCACGGTGAACTCGGACGACCCGCCGATGTTCGGCACGACGCTCGTCGACGAGTACCGGCGGCTCGCGCGGCAGGGGTTCGCGTGGGACGAGCTGTGGGCGCTCAACGCGAACGCGCTCGGCGCCGCGTTCCTCGGTGACGCGGAGCGCGCCGCGTACCGCGCCCGGTTCGACGCGTGGCGCGCGACGGCCTAACGATTGCGCGTCCGACGGCGGCGCATCTGACGGCGGCGCGCGTGACGGCGGCGCGCCTGCGCGCGCACGTCGTCCGCCGCTCGCTGTTCGCCCCGACGACGCTCGCCGCGGCGGTCGCGCGCCTCGGGTTCGTACAGGCCGACCCGATCCGCGCGCCGGCGCGGGCGCAGGACCTGATCCTCCGCCACCGCGTCGCGGGCTACCGGGCGGGCGACCTGGAGCGCGCCTACCCCGCGCTCGGCCTCGACGAGGACGTGCTCTACGCGTACGGCTTCGTCACCCCGGAGGTGCGGGCGCTGCTGCACCCGGGCGCCGCCCAACCGCCGGGCGGGCTCGCGGGCGCGGTGCTGGCGTACGTGCAGGCGGCCGGCCCCGTGCACCCGGCCGACGTCGCGGCGCGCTTCGCGGCCGGCGCGGAGCGGAACGCGTGGGGCGGCCTCTCGCGCGCCAGCACCCGGGCGCTCGAGCACCTACACGTGCTCGGCCTCGTGCGCGTGGCGCGGCGCGACCAGGGCGTGCGCGTGTACGAGGCGGCCGCGACGCCGGCGGTGGTCCTGTCGCCGGCGGAGCGGCTGCGCGGGCTCGTCCTCTGGCTCGCCGACCTGTTCGCGCCGCTGCCGGAGGCGGCGCTGCGGCGCGTGCTGCGCTACGTGCCGTTCGTGCGGCGCGAGGTGCCCGCGCCGGCGATGCGGGCGGCAGTGGGCGAGCTGCTGCGCACTGGCGCCCTGGAGGCCGGCGTGGTGGACGGCGCGACGTGGGTGTGGCCCGCGGCCGTGCGCCCGCACGAACCGGTCGCGGCGCCGCGGGCGGTGCGCTTCCTCGCGCCGTTCGACCCCGTGGTGTGGGACCGGGCGCGCTTCGAGCAGCTGTGGGGGTGGGCCTACCGGTTCGAGGCGTACACGCCGGCGGCGCGACGCGAGCGGGGGTACTACGCACTCCCCGTGCTCTGGGGCGACCGGGTCGTCGGGTGGGCGAACGTCGCGCGGCGCGCGGGGCGGGTCGACGTGGCGCTGGGGTTCGTCGGGACGCGGCCGCGCGGGGCGGCGTTCGGGCGCGCGCTCGACGCGGAGGTGGCGCGGGTGGAGGCGTTCCTCGCACCGCGGTGACGTGGGGCCGGTGCGTGCGGCGCCTAACGTGTCGCGCGCCGGTCCGCGGCCGGCTTGGTGCTCGCCTTGTGGCGGATCAGGCGCTGGAAGGCCTGCGGCCGCGCCGCCAGCACCTCGAGCACGCGCGCCGCAGGCCCGTTCGGCACGCGGGTGCCGAGTTCCCACGCCTGCTCCAGCTTCGGGCTCACGCCTACCAGGCGGGCGAAGACGCCCTGCGAGACGCGGAGCCTCGCGCGGAGCGCCTGCACGTCCGCCCTGGTGAACGCGGGCGGCGGTGCGACGGTCGTGTCGCGCTCCGTGCGCTCGCGCGTGGTGGTGCGCGCCGGGGCCGCCGCGCCGCGCGCGATCGCGGCCGCCTCCCCGGCGCTCGCGAGCAGCAGCGCCTCGAAATTCTCGCTCGTGACCGTCACCGCCTCGCACACGTCCGCCCCGTTCACCGTCGTGATGCGTCCCGTAGTCCCCGCCATGCTCACTCCTCTTGGATCATCCGCACGTGCGCCGCGAGCGCCTTCCGCCCGGCGTCGCTGATGCTGTCTGCGACGTTCTTGGGATAGGCGAGCAGGAGATAGACCCGCGCGCGCCGCCGCGTACACGTAGAGGACGCGCGCGCCGCCCGACTTGCCGCCGCCTGGCAGCGCGACGCGCAGCTTGCGCGCGCCGCCCGTCCCACGAACCACGGCGCCGGCCTGCGGATCGTCAAGGAGTGCATCCTGCATCGCGCGCAGTTCCGCGTCGGACAACACGCCCTTCGCCGTACTGGCGAAGAGCGGCGTTTCGACGAATGTCAGGCGCACTGCGCAGTGTACTACGGAGTAGTAGGACATGCGAGTGCGTCACAACGGGGATTGTGGCACGTCTCCCTTCTCGCGACTCGCGG
The Gemmatimonadetes bacterium T265 genome window above contains:
- a CDS encoding MFS transporter, whose translation is MSAAPSIPPPPETTPQPAAEITPRPAPPNAGPPSRLRALRALRSLRSRNYRLFFTGQSISLVGTWVTRIATSWLVYQLTGSAWWLGVVGFVGLLPTLVVAPVAGVLVDRWDRHRVLLVTQALSLLQSAALAALAFTHTVTVAHILWLQLVQGLVNALDTPARQAFVVEMVDDRADLPNAIALNSSMFNGTRVVGPAVGGALLAAAGAGWCFALDAVSYVAVIASLFLMHLPARAGAPPTRGLGAVLAELREGVRYAAGFPPVRSLLVLVGLLGVFGMPYTTLMPEVASRVLHGGPHLLGWLMTAGGVGALGGAVYLAGRTTVVGLGRVIAAGGVAVGLALVAFSFARTAWLALALLTVVGGTFMMTTAACNTILQTILPEALRGRVMALYTVAFLGTAPIGSLLAGTLAARIGTPWTICAGAVGCLLAGIWFATERKGLAEYVRPIYVEQGILEVQDGEVRSGRA
- a CDS encoding Zn-dependent hydrolase; this translates as MPSITARTRRGATVRTVAAGTAAAGGAALGWRVVRAFGGTPSGARLERVRRSPHYADGRFHNALPSVMKTTPRLVAEWFFGTTPRRPTAPVPVDSLTPDALAVASDDLRLTWLGHATVLIELEGRRFLTDPVLLDDHAGPGPLGMRRFFPAPVAPAALPPLDAVLVTHDHYDHLGESTVRALAALGRTPRWVAPLGVGARLESWGVPPDAITELDWWEETAVAGVRLVCTPARHFSGRALGDRDRTLWGGFAVAGARRRLYVAGDSGLTPEFVEVGARLGPFDATLIEIGAYGQGWPDIHLGPEQAVAAHQAARGGLMLPVHWATFNLALHGWTEPAERVIVAAERAGVPLALPRPGQAVDVAAPPPVARWWPALPWQTAEEAPIVSSGMPAGG
- a CDS encoding adenosine deaminase; this encodes MPPASPAPPLPPELDRRLREMPKVELHVHLEGAMDADAVWAMAERNGTPLPAASIDEWRSFYAFRDFDHFITVYTAAARAMRTPEDWAFMAERFCAGQAAQHVVYTEAFLSASLMLQTLPPAVLVDALAAGVAAGEARHGVRVRFIPDIARHVPDTQRAVLDFVSLGHERGLFLGLGLGGPEVGFPPELFRETYAEARRRGLRVVAHAGETVGAAGVRGALEALGAERIGHGVRVLEDPALVELARARGVPFEVCPTSNYRLKVVPEGAPHPIRAMVDAGLLCTVNSDDPPMFGTTLVDEYRRLARQGFAWDELWALNANALGAAFLGDAERAAYRARFDAWRATA